The following coding sequences lie in one Loxodonta africana isolate mLoxAfr1 chromosome X, mLoxAfr1.hap2, whole genome shotgun sequence genomic window:
- the TBX22 gene encoding T-box transcription factor TBX22 has product MALSSRAHAFSVEALVGRPSKRKLQDPREEFQPNFQEKEGGKEERRCCAAGKRSEQSAQKRPKAEPSATAFSGCGGGGGGGGSSSSGNGSGNSSESVEERDAIQVELQGSELWKRFHDIGTEMIITKAGRRMFPSVRVKVKGLDPGKQYYVAIDVVPVDSKRYRYVYHSSQWMVAGNTDHRCIAPRLYVHPDSPCSGETWMRQIISFDRVKLTNNEMDDKGHIILQSMHKYKPRVHVMEQDGGGDLSQIQSLPAGGVKTFSFKETEFTTVTAYQNQQITKLKIDRNPFAKGFRDPGRNRGILDGLLETYPWRPSLTLDFKTFGADTQSGSSGSSPVTSSGGAPSPLNPLLSSPCSPPMFHLPTSCLGMPCPEAYPHNINLPLCYKICPTNFWQQQPLVLPVPERLSSINSSQSLTPLMLEIPILSSLGSTNSKNGTSEDFSGQSLQAPNSASQMLYGLQAPGSIFPPNSIAQKALACPFYPSCGFYRYNFATPSRPYAADHIKMNDQGQVSLRESKWNHAHWHPTINHCL; this is encoded by the exons ATGGCTTTGAGCTCCCGGGCGCATGCCTTCTCAGTGGAAGCCTTGGTAGGGAGACCAAgcaaaagaaaactgcaagacccAAGAGAAGAATTTCAGCCTAATTTTCAGGAAAaagagggtggaaaggaggagaggaGGTGCTGCGCGGCAGGCAAGAGGAGTGAACAGTCTG CACAAAAGCGACCCAAGGCAGAACCCTCAGCAACTGCATTCTCTGGCTGtggtggtggcggcggcggcggcggcagcagcagcagcggcaaCGGTAGCGGCAACAGCAGCGAAAGTGTGGAAGAGAGAGATGCTATCCAAGTGGAGCTTCAAGGATCCGAGCTGTGGAAGAGGTTCCATGACATTGGGACTGAGATGATCATTACCAAGGCTGGCAG GCGGATGTTTCCCTCTGTTCGGGTCAAGGTAAAAGGGTTGGACCCAGGGAAGCAATATTATGTGGCCATCGACGTGGTGCCGGTGGATTCCAAACGCTATAG GTATGTCTACCACAGCTCACAGTGGATGGTAGCTGGGAATACGGACCACAGGTGCATCGCCCCTAGGCTCTATGTTCACCCGGACTCTCCCTGCTCAGGAGAGACCTGGATGCGGCAGATCATCAGTTTCGACCGGGTGAAGCTCACCAACAATGAGATGGATGACAAAGGCCAC ATCATCCTGCAGTCCATGCACAAGTACAAACCCCGCGTGCACGTGATGGAGCAGGACGGCGGGGGTGACCTGTCCCAGATTCAGTCCCTGCCCGCTGGAGGTGTTAAAACATTTTCCTTTAAAGAAACGGAATTTACCACGGTGACGGCCTACCAAAACCAGCAG ATTACAAAACTGAAAATAGACAGGAATCCTTTTGCCAAAGGATTTAGAGATCCTGGAAGGAACAg GGGCATATTGGATGGTCTTTTAGAGACCTACCCATGGAGGCCTTCTCTCACTCTGGATTTTAAAACCTTTGGTGCAGACACACAAA GTGGAAGCAGTGGCTCATCTCCAGTGACCTCTAGTGGAGGGGCTCCCTCTCCTTTgaaccccttgctttcttcacctTGCTCCCCACCTATGTTTCACTTACCTACAAGCTGCCTTGGAATGCCCTGTCCGGAGGCGTACCCGCACAATATCAACCTGCCCCTTTGCTACAAAATCTGCCCAACTAATTTTTGGCAACAGCAGCCTCTTGTCTTGCCTGTTCCTGAAAGGCTATCAAGTATCAACAGTTCCCAGTCTTTAACACCACTCATGTTGGAAATACCCATATTATCTTCCCTGGGATCCACCAATTCAAAAAATGGTACATCTGAAGACTTCAGTGGACAGTCTCTACAGGCACCTAATTCTGCCAGTCAAATGTTGTATGGATTACAGGCACCTGGAAGCATTTTTCCCCCAAACTCTATTGCCCAGAAAGCACTTGCTTGCCCTTTCTATCCTTCCTGTGGATTTTATAGGTACAACTTCGCTACGCCATCGAGACCATACGCAGCAGACCATATCAAAATGAATGACCAAGGTCAAGTTTCTCTTAGAGAAAGCAAATGGAATCATGCTCATTGGCATCCAACAATTAACCATTGCCTTTAA